gttgcaccacaaggagaaaaatcaagaaggcacactcaggttgccatcaggggaagagtttgatgtagtaaaaaggaaaacaacttttcctatgacacacatgtgttttattaggtgagttgtttgtttaaccactaggggtgtcgttctatgaggtagctcaagacaaaattcaacaagcaaatcaagacaattcatctaccaacagatcaaggcaattcatcatagcaaacagatcaaggcaattcaccttaattagtctatagaaaaagtttttgttccccctgatttttgaaataaggacaactaatcaaggttgaaaaagttggggtgttacaacgaCTTGCAACATGATCATAGCCAATCAGGCTCCGCAGTCAATTAGGCCTTCACAAagtcatggattcgaggagcatctctgaATTTATTCATCAAATCAGGAAGAGTCTTCGGCTGAGCGTTTCGAGGGAACATGGTGTTGTAAACCAGGGCCAGCATCCTCGTACAGAAATCAAGGTAGTCACGAACTTGAcctgcgcgatcttgaaatctgacgattcctCGGGTACGATCTGGCGTAGCCCAAAAGCTGGAACCATGATCCAGAGCAAGTTTAACAAGAAGATTTGATCTCGCCTCCAcccgttggtcttcggcagcagtatccaaaaaggaACCTTTCGACGGAAGTACAATGGTAAGAAATAGAAAGCAGGTAAAGGAGAGGAACTTCAAAGATAGGAAGCGTACCCACCATATCCAGACTGGCGTCAGTCATCAACTCAAGCATGTAATTTTTTCGGGAAGCAGCTTGAGCAGCTTCGGCAACTGCGGCCTCCTTTAAAGCTAAGGCTTCCTGGGCTTGTTGAAGCGCAAGTTTTTCTTTCTCAGATGACTTCCGAGATTGCTCCATTACTATaaatgtttgcttcttcatcGCTTGGAGTTGCTGTCGCAGTTCGTTCAAATCTTGTACTGGACCAGCGCTCGAAGAATCTTCGTTCAGATTATTAGCGGAAGTTTTCCTCAAGAAGGAAGAAACGGGCAAGGCATCCGAGGAACGAGGAGCcgcagtatagttgtcaaaaaccaactggaaagAAAATCTCGACATCAATAACTCGGCAAAATAGCATTCCATTAATTCAGTTGGATACTTACATGATCATTACAAAGAGAGGGTTCCTAGTGAACCAATGATCGGCTGTCGCAAAAGGCTACTACGGCGACAGcagcaaaagaagaagaaaaaagaaaagcagggacaagatggtctacttgacctccggcttcgcagAACTAGGGGAAGGAGCTGGTTGATATCCAAGGAAGGAGAGGATTTTCTTCGACTGCGGCTTGGCAGCCCAAATCAGGGATTGCCACCTCTTCGTTTCCATCTTCTTCACTTCACCAACCTTCGCCCAGTCGACGCTTTGCTGCCTCTCggcaaccaaagctatggtgccttcaacgccaatcttcagatTTTCTTGCCGAATGGCTAGCCCAAGATCCTCTTTGGGAATGAAGTGCATTGTAAGAGCAGCGAAGGTGTTGGGCTGTTccgtcttcgggaagaagtagggaaaaaggCGTGAAAATGCCGTCTTAGCATCAAAGATACTGCAGCGCACTTCATCCCCATAAATCTCAAGGAGAGAAAGAGCATCGAGGAGACGGTCATCTTCGGGTTTTTCAAGCTCAAACTCCTGGCTCATCTTCCCTGCTGAAACAAATTTCGGGTTATCAACAAAGTATACATACAAGCTAATGTTGGAGGCAACTCGATCACAGTGATTGatgaacttactgacaaagcatCGATTTTGCGACTCCAAGCGGGCGCTGATATCACCCTCACGAGCGAGTTGTTGGGTTGTGTGCTCACTCAAGGCAGTTTCAGCTTCATGGAGTCTTTTTCGAAGACTCTCGACTAAGGTAGCGTCTAGCTCAGCCTTttcgcgagctttttcgctttttTTCCAGCTCGAGAGCAATATTATCGGCACGCTTATTAGCTATGGCGAGAGCCTCTAGCAAAAGAAAGAATGACAATGTTACAACAAAATAGCAAAGGCAAATTTGTTCGACAGGAAGAGAGAAGAGAGGAATACCTTTCAAATTTTTAGCATAGtcacggtatccaataaattgAGTACCCAGGCGAATAAATTCTTTCATCAGAGGCTAAAAAAAAGAAAGAGGATGGAAAGGTCAAAAAAGAGAAAAGTTCGACAGTACAAAAAGAGCGGTAAGGGTTCTTACATCATCCATAGAAGGAGTCGCCGAACTCCCAGTCAGGAGGCTTGGTTCTTTCCCAAATTCAACCCTCGCtctctttggcgaaggggcacgggggctgccGGCAGGAGTCAGGTTCCCTAGGTCccgctgaggaggcgaggtttcttctgtaGCAGGGCGAGTCTTGGAGAGAACCAAAGTATGAGACGTGATTGTGGGAGCAGTCACATTAACAgtgggttcttcttcttcgtcaccACTATGCATCAAAAATAGTATGAGAATACTACAAAGCAATATATATCGATTGAAAAAGACGACAGAGACTTACGAGCTAACGAGGGCATCATTGTAAGGGttgaaggctttcccctcttcagGGGAAGTTTCTTCGGCAGGCGAttcgccggctttggaggtgccagagccTGCGACCTcaccccttttccttttgttcttcggGGAAGCAGCAGAAGGGAGAGAGTgtacagactcggaagcctcggaTTCAGcatctctttcagaggaagctgCGGATCTGTGCGAACCCGCAATTTCGCTCTCAGGGCGAGTAGTACCCTGGGTATCGTCGGTAACGACGGTTCGttcctcgacttccccaccttcaggaagaggaggtagAGAGGATATAACTTGATGCTTCTGCACGTGGAAAATACCTTTCGACAACAAGTTACACCAATGAATtcagcaaaatagtagtcgaAAAAGTTAGATTCAGCGAGGACAAAGATAatttaccttggggagggcgttggtTCCGCTATATGGCTCCACGCGACAAGATGTTGGAATGGCGTGTTTCTTGCTCAGCGACGAGATTTtccggacaagcttttccaagtccttCAGTGAAAGATCCTTGGATAGGCGGTCGGCATCTTTGTCACCAGCATACAACCAgagagggtttttgcgagcctgaagaggttgcaccctaatcctaaggaaataggcggtgatttggatacccgacaattctttgcCTCGGGTATTCTGCAGTTCATGAATACGCTTCATccgccgttttttcttcttcggtggcctctgcatcccaggatcggcgCCGAAGGATTTTTGCGCTACCGTCAAAGGGGGCGATGTTTTATTCCAGCGAGTCGGAACACTCCTCGCGAGTGTATAGCCATCTTTTTCGCCACCCTtgaacggagtcggggaatttgacatcgaaatactcgacgtcagggcagacacagataacaacaccacctatgttataggcaatgttgtgggagccattgcggcgaaggcagaaaatgcgcttccacagagcccaattaggttggatcccgaggaagcactcgcaaagggtgataaagatagaaacgtggaggatggagttgggagtcagctgatgcagctaCAACCCATACACGAAAAGCAATCCACGAAGGAAATCATGGATAGGAGCAGAGaggccgcgaatgaggtggtcaacgaagctaACCCAATATTCGATAGGGGCGACggatagctctcctcgctggggaagatcaGCGCATCCTTCTTCGTCATTAGGCCGAGCTTCTTCATCAGATTGGCGTCCTGATTTGAgatcttagatctctcccactccgaaGTTCCCAGATCTTGGGCCGCTATGCTTGCTTCAGAGGTGTTGTGCCTTGTGAGTCTtgaacgcggtggcatcaacaataccGCTGGAAAAAGTAGGAGCATGGGTGAGCGCAGGGAGTTTTGTGGTTGCAATGGAGGTTTTGACAGAGGGGATATGAGCGCGGCGCGGCGAAGGAGATTgcaggaagaagaagatgagtaATTATAGCAAGTTAAGCGAAACGCCGCGCCGTTGGATGGTGTGAGAATGGACTTGATGCTTTACACGTGGCTCAAAGGGGTGAAAACGTATTTTCACTGTGAAGGAACTGGACAGGCactacagcgcgcgtgccagaaaaagcggaggacgtgtgtcccccacttgcgtaacgtgtcaaagtGTCGCGGATTTTGGGTCCACAGGTCAGTGATGGGATAGAgctcgcgtcttcccgatacagtggCCGTGGCTAgtgtcagcactgatgtcactttaAAGAAAGAAATTTTTTGACTATGGTTTTATGAAGATTGGTGACAGCAAAGGAATAATGATAACTtcgagagcttttgatcaaatacaagtttttgctcaaatgctcgggggctactttttaaAGGGTTTCATCAAGAGTATCGAAAAGGAATCTTCGAACATCGCAAGAAGGAAAAgatgagagcctatgatcaaatacaagcatttgtttataagctcgggggctactcttatcagaagtattgtttATACTTCTAATAAGAGGTAAACGCGGATGATAAAATATAAAGTTCTTCATCagtaaagcaagttgagcctacagcctagtataaatactcgactgtagcctcgggggctactcccatcgggagcgctggtcgcgcacccgataaacatGGAAGAACTCAAAAAGGTGACAATATGGCGAAAAAGATGTTAAaacggtgagcctacaaccatgtacaagcacttggctgtagcctcgggggctactcccatcgggaacgctgttcgcatgcccgatgaaattataaaaggcATGGAGAGCATATTTCAAGTTATACaattaactcttcatatactcccatcgggaggacaagataaaaGTATATAAGTCATCCggtgactcgaataaatgtgctattctagcagtcgaaaaaggcactcgacaatatattctcagagcgcctcagtcgcgaattaatctctgaatgccgcaaaactctgcggaggtaagtccccaggatccgtcctgtgcggcgtggcaccgcctctgacggcgctttgctactttttccgtatcaacagatacgaagaaaaatcctaacggacgcgttaggtacccaataaaacatgactggaattcggcatctggtaagaccttaagcggcacatgtcgaattacgacagtatcccgagatcatgtccagggacgtgattttgaagaaggtttttgcggattgccactagagcagttaactggtacctaatccgtcagatgaaccagccccaattaccattatccctgtacaacatACAATTGCTTATAAAGGTTATTTATTAACTCGAGGAAGTCATTTAGTGATTGTAAAGATGGAGATTTTTCCTGATTctttgattcaagcaaaatctcgggggctactcacataggcatccccaatgggcctgccgaagatggtacccggggtttactgaaggcccacgtcccgaagtttatgaagcccagaAGCCCAGTCaggagatagtttggaaagatagagttgtattaggaatatcgacttgtaactattacgggacagaCTCAGATAGTCTCccagactttgtaacttgtacatcacgaaaccctcggctccacctcctatataagggggagtcgagggacaaagaaaggatcgaatcattgtcaacacaaccctagttttcatagcagtcgagtacttttctggctgaaaccctcgagatctacttgccctctacttctaacaaaaccctagtctacaacttgtaggcattgacaagttaatcccttgtcaccaagCCGTACAtgatctcgtcacttggttgggcatctctagcaaaaagtaatgccccgttggtctgtactgctacatatgttacACCAGAGTCCTGCAAatgtagtggcagtccgaccatggacgcttcgaccggggttcttcccatgagaagggacgcaacccatttacctgttcaggtacgcggggtacaacttatgagctcccattgaaagatgcctaagtggttcaacggcattccggagggtcgggtgtgtcggggactttgcaactcctgggtaaacggcatcccggactctggtgttgggaggtacaactcattcggcatgtcttaggctaaggagaACAAGCAAAAAACCGCGATCGGTTATCCGAGCCTCACGTTTTGAtgcttggtgaaccagggatgatcccggcggatttatcggatcATATggtgaaagtgtacaacctccgcagagtgaaaactattcgaatagtcgcgtccgcagtcatggacggttgggaaggCATGATACCTACGCTGAAGAGTTTTTGTTTTACAAATGTTTTCAAAGAAAAGATTTTTGAAAGGTACCGGGAAGGTACGGGAAAATGCCAGTGGGACTGGAGGAAATGTACCtgagaggtacggtggaaagttggtACAGTTGTTTTGGCCATTTTGAGGGCCAAAAAAATaaattgggtcacccttacctattagtcttcaaatGAAAATTTTTTACAAAAATATTTTCAACAACATTTAGAGAGGTCATATTCTCGAGAGAAACTctctctcgctccttgtcgccttAGTTAGTGCttattccttgctactgccatattgcatatcctttgtttctctctaaggtggtttgcgagtacattcaaacgtactcattggcattgttgtcctggctatttacttggccagactttgaagaggagtacTTTGAAGAAGAGGAGTACAAcgccgaagacgcgaactaggacgttctcccagtcagccgcctgtagggtaaaggcctgacttgggttccaccgttgtttggattcaaataaatttcgctGCTATTTGTTGAACTacggccttgatggcctatgatgtaagacttacGTAATATCTGTAATTCGGTActataatggatgatgtaatgtgatatcagttcggttatgtattcacgatggaatgatcttgggatcgtgaaattgtatgcgtaacaggagttctggactggtaagtccggggccccacagagctggtatcaaagCCAtcatgactgtaggagaccttagttagcatgggcgtTAGATCAGACCAAAAACTATTTTCTTAAAACAAAAAGGTTGACTAAATGCTGAAAATGCTTAAGTCCCTTATCTTCTTCTATTTCCAAAATTTTTACTTGCATTAAAGTTTtactatgcttaaaattttgcacactataGTCACTAACTTAATCTACTTTAAAATTTGTGTAGATGTCGATCGAGTACTCGCACTTCCGTCAGGTCGGGATGAGGCCGCCCCTCTGCCTCTTCGAGTGGGCCTCGGTCGACCTGGCTCTTCGGTGCGGACATCCGGTGCCCGAGGTGAAGGGCGTTCATACCGAGAGGCCTGAGGACTCGGATATGGCCTGGCTGGTCACCTGCGTTGTCAGGGGGAGCGAGATTGCCCCCGTTTCTCAGGAGTTCACCATCGAGGTGATGGAGTGTGCGTGGCTCAACGGGATGGTCCGAGTCTTCCAGGAGGCGCTCGCCCGCCTTGCCTTTCTTCACCCTGAGGCCATCGTCGGCACTGGCTACCAGTACCTTGGCCTGCGCGACGGTGCGGGCCAGCCCGTGGCCGGCTCCCCGCACCCCGACACCACTCACCAGCTGCACCACTTGGAGTGCCTACTGCACCACACTCAGACTCAGCAGGACCGCGCCCGAGAGAGGTGCGATCTGTAGGAGGACGAGATCGTGACACTGCGCTCAGCTTGCTGCTGCACAGTCCGACCTTGCCACTGAGCGGAAGAAGAGAGTTGCTGCACACCGGAGGGCTTCTCGCCTGAAGGCAAAGGTGGTTTCGCTGGAGGCCCTGACCACTCAGATGGAGGCCACTAttgaggagcttgaggacgacggTGAGGATCTCCGCAAGGAGAACGAGGCCCTTCTCAGCGACGATGacaactacgaggaggaggacttcGATATGGAGCCTGATACTGAGGATGAGGCCTTCATCaacgatgaagatgaggagccTGAGCCACTGATGCCCGAGGAGGACCCCGAGGAGCCAGCCTTCGACGAGGGCGCCCCAGCTGCACCTGAGGGTCGTGTCGTGGACCTTGACGACTTCTAGAGTACTACCTCCCAGACTCGCACCCCCTTATCATAGGGTGATGAGATAGGCCCCCGTGCGATGCGAGTAGACTTATGATGATGGTTCTGTTAAACCATCTATTTTGGTTGTGATGTATGAGACTTATGTTGTGATGTTGTATGACTATGTtgtgccttcggcaccctgctatGTTATGCTATCGTTTGCCTACTTTGCATTTGCATTTGTCCATTTTCAAAATTCTGCATTTTTTACAAGCCCTCTCCTTTTTAAGTGGCTTCACATCTCCTTGTTTCCCCATTAATATCTGAATCCACACCTCTCTAGGATGGTTGAAACCCGTAGAGGAAATGCCAGCGGGTCAGACCAGAACCCCCCTCCACCTCCGGAACCAACCATGGCGCAACTTCTGCGCCTTATGATGGAAGATCGTGAGGCAGCTCGTGCGGAGCGCCAAGCTAACCTTGCTACCCTTCAGCACCTCGCTCAGCTTGCTACCGGAAACGCCAACAACAATAATGGCGGGAACGGGAATGGAGACCCCCGCTCTAAGCTGAAAGATTTCCAGAGCACCAACCCTCCTGTTTTCTCCAAGTGCAATGAACCTctcgacgccgatgattggcttcgcaccattgagaacaatctggaggtcacCGGAGTCGGCAATGATGAGAAGGTGTTATTCGCCACTCATTTCCtttctggacctgcacgtgcttgGTGGGAAAATGTCAAGGCTATTCAAGCTGAAGGACATGTCATCAACTGGGAAGAATTCAAGGCCAAGTTCTGCAAGACCCACATTCCGTCGGGACTGATCAAGCTCATGAAGGACAAATTCATGAACCTGAAGCAAGGAAGCATGTCTGTGGTGGAGTACATGGACAACTTCACCACTCTGTCGAGGTATGCTCCAGAAGACACCGACaccgaagagaagaagaaggatcgCTTTCTGAATGGTCTGCATGATGAGATGTAGAGTATCCTTGTGGTTGTTCCATACTGAGACCTTGAGTCGCTGGTAGATGCCTCTATCATGGTTGAGAGAAAGAGCAAGAATGCgtttgagaaccgcaagcgcaaggCGATGCTGCAGCAAGGCAGCTCCAGCACTCAGCGACCCCGCAGTTTCCCTCCACCCAAGCCGGCGCCCCAACAGCAGAGGGCACCACCC
This region of Lolium perenne isolate Kyuss_39 chromosome 2, Kyuss_2.0, whole genome shotgun sequence genomic DNA includes:
- the LOC139835588 gene encoding uncharacterized protein, encoding MAQLLRLMMEDREAARAERQANLATLQHLAQLATGNANNNNGGNGNGDPRSKLKDFQSTNPPVFSKCNEPLDADDWLRTIENNLEVTGVGNDEKVLFATHFLSGPARAWWENVKAIQAEGHVINWEEFKAKFCKTHIPSGLIKLMKDKFMNLKQGSMSVVEYMDNFTTLSRYAPEDTDTEEKKKDRFLNGLHDEM